A region from the Pirellulales bacterium genome encodes:
- a CDS encoding tetratricopeptide repeat protein, whose translation LSAKYKVGSRVIVIHETPLRVDDVPVKQLEVGTPLAVEELNDQGFLGVTSGKQGWVDAADVVPLDEALEPLSKLLAQDADNVKLHQARAAVAEEKKNWDLALEDLAALIRLEPDKTGYLINRADIWAAKREWDKAIDDLNEVVRRDDNPGFALLKRGYIWSQRKEPDKALADFNEALSKDLDDTLKAEVLSYRAGLYMDQHETEKAMADFGEALKLNPRNPTVFVLRGNAYAEQKNFKQAIADFTAALWLDSDDPDIYDARGDAFVRNAEWHAAIADFQKAIKLAPDRAQPHNELAWILATCPEDKFRDGKTAVEEAKKAAELTDNKDAAIIDTLAAAYAENGDFDKALELQKKAVDLETDEKTKVDMKTRLDLFQQHKPYRENPAERPTGD comes from the coding sequence CGCTATCGGCAAAGTACAAAGTTGGCAGCCGGGTCATCGTCATTCACGAAACGCCGCTGCGAGTCGACGATGTGCCGGTCAAGCAATTGGAAGTCGGCACGCCGCTGGCAGTCGAAGAATTGAACGATCAAGGGTTTCTCGGCGTGACCAGCGGTAAGCAAGGCTGGGTCGATGCCGCCGACGTAGTGCCATTGGATGAGGCTTTGGAGCCGCTGAGCAAGCTGCTGGCCCAGGATGCCGACAACGTAAAGTTGCATCAGGCCCGGGCTGCGGTGGCCGAGGAGAAGAAAAATTGGGATTTAGCTCTGGAAGATTTAGCGGCCCTGATTCGGTTGGAGCCGGACAAAACAGGTTATCTGATCAATCGGGCTGACATTTGGGCGGCCAAGCGCGAGTGGGACAAAGCCATTGACGATCTGAACGAGGTGGTGCGGCGCGACGACAATCCCGGCTTTGCCCTCTTGAAGCGCGGCTACATCTGGAGCCAGCGGAAGGAACCGGACAAAGCGCTGGCCGATTTCAACGAGGCGCTCAGCAAAGATTTGGACGATACGTTGAAGGCGGAAGTGTTGTCGTACCGTGCCGGCCTGTACATGGACCAGCACGAAACCGAAAAAGCCATGGCCGATTTCGGCGAGGCTCTGAAGCTTAATCCTCGCAATCCCACCGTGTTTGTGCTGCGCGGCAACGCCTATGCGGAACAAAAAAATTTCAAACAGGCCATTGCTGATTTTACTGCCGCCTTGTGGCTCGATTCCGACGATCCGGACATTTACGACGCCCGAGGCGACGCCTTCGTGCGGAATGCGGAATGGCACGCGGCGATCGCGGATTTTCAAAAAGCTATCAAATTGGCTCCCGATCGGGCACAACCCCACAACGAGTTGGCTTGGATTCTGGCGACTTGCCCGGAAGATAAATTCCGCGATGGGAAAACCGCCGTGGAAGAAGCCAAAAAGGCGGCGGAGCTAACCGACAATAAAGACGCAGCGATTATCGACACGCTGGCCGCCGCCTATGCTGAGAATGGCGATTTTGACAAGGCCTTGGAACTGCAAAAAAAGGCCGTCGATTTGGAAACGGACGAAAAAACCAAGGTCGACATGAAAACGCGGCTTGATTTATTTCAGCAGCACAAGCCGTACCGCGAAAATCCAGCAGAGCGACCCACGGGCGATTAA